One Candidatus Methanomethylophilaceae archaeon DNA segment encodes these proteins:
- a CDS encoding DUF4143 domain-containing protein, with the protein MRDTGLACYLAKIPDANILESSYLKGPMAETFIINEIMKTHSNRGLETPFFHFRASERTEIDLLMLYDGKINMIECKSGITISPSDASAFGRLATTLGKGGCVVCSADNPYPISEGIYALPVWTIGC; encoded by the coding sequence ATGAGAGATACGGGGCTGGCATGCTACCTGGCAAAGATCCCTGATGCGAATATCCTCGAGTCCAGCTACCTCAAAGGACCTATGGCGGAGACGTTCATCATCAATGAGATAATGAAAACGCATTCCAACAGAGGATTGGAGACTCCGTTCTTCCACTTCAGAGCGTCGGAGAGAACCGAGATCGATCTTCTGATGCTGTACGACGGGAAAATAAACATGATCGAATGCAAATCAGGGATAACCATCAGCCCCTCGGACGCATCGGCATTCGGCAGACTGGCGACAACCCTGGGAAAAGGGGGATGCGTCGTGTGCTCCGCCGACAATCCTTATCCGATATCTGAAGGGATCTATGCGCTGCCTGTGTGGACCATCGGATGCTGA
- a CDS encoding winged helix-turn-helix transcriptional regulator, which yields MVQREDVYWNTFLPAFFARVSDIIKSKIAEEMAPLGMNYTHAMYIMGLTLRDGQTLVGLSDFLDIDKSNTNHVMKTLREQGLVYDDRPSPTSKKYKVFLTEKGRALGLHLMDFQVELMNGYFKGISQEEIITLRNILLKFLNNIDPDLDNYMMCRYQDPFYTYLHANINDELPLHVMTHLKELNEDGDDDFD from the coding sequence ATGGTCCAACGCGAAGACGTTTACTGGAACACTTTTCTGCCCGCATTCTTCGCGAGAGTCTCCGACATCATCAAGAGCAAGATAGCCGAGGAGATGGCCCCTCTGGGGATGAACTACACCCATGCTATGTACATCATGGGCCTTACCCTTAGGGACGGGCAGACCCTCGTGGGACTGTCCGATTTCTTGGACATAGATAAGTCGAACACCAACCACGTCATGAAAACTCTGAGGGAGCAGGGCCTCGTGTATGATGACAGGCCCTCCCCGACGAGCAAGAAATACAAGGTGTTCCTCACTGAGAAGGGGAGGGCGCTGGGCCTCCACCTGATGGACTTCCAGGTGGAACTGATGAACGGCTATTTCAAAGGGATCTCCCAGGAGGAGATAATTACGCTGAGGAACATTCTGCTGAAATTCCTCAACAACATCGATCCGGACCTGGACAATTACATGATGTGCAGATATCAGGATCCGTTCTACACTTACCTCCACGCGAACATTAACGACGAGCTTCCGCTCCACGTGATGACCCATCTGAAAGAGCTGAACGAAGACGGCGACGACGATTTCGATTGA